Below is a genomic region from Dyella terrae.
GCCGCTACGCCGGTGCCTACTGGGGCAATGGCGACGTCGCGTTGATCGAAGAGTTCTGGTGGAAGTCGCGCAAGATCAAGGAATGGCGCGTTGCTCCGGATCACCCGGAACAGAGCGCCAAGCTCATGCACGAAGGCACCTCGGAAGATCGCTACAACGATCCGGGCACGCCGGCCACGCGACCTGACGAGCGCGGCCAGTCGCGTCTTATGTTCACTGCCGACGGCACCAGCATCTTCCGTCTGGGCGATGGCGCATCGCCGGAAGGTGATCGTCCTTTCGTCGACAAGGTGAACCTCGCCAGCGGCCAGGCGACGCGCCTGTTCCGCTCCGAGGCGCCGTACTACGAAGAGGCGCAGGCCCTGCTCGATACCGAAGGCGCGCGCCTGCTGACGTCGCGCGAAACGCCGGATGAGCCGACCAACTTCTATGTGCGCACGACTGCGGCCAAGAGCGCGCCGGTGGCACTGACGCACTTCGCCCATCCCACGCCGCAACTGCGTGGCGTGAAGAAGGAGCAGATCCGCTACAAGCGCAAGGACGGCGTCGAGCTCACGGCGACCCTCTACCTGCCGCCGAACTACAACCCGAAGAAAGACGGCCCACGCCCGATGCTCATGTGGGCTTATCCCGCCGAGTTCAAATCGGCCGACTCAGCTGGCCAGGTGACCGGTTCGCCGTACCGCTTCAACCGCATCAGCTACTGGGGCGCGCAGGCGTTTCTGGCGATGGGATACACCGTGCTGGACAACTTCTCCGTGCCGATCGTCGGCGAGGGCAAGAAGGAGCCGAACGACACCTATGTCCCGCAGCTGGTCGCCAGTGCCGAAGCGGCGGTGGACGAAGTGGTGCGTCGTGGCGTGGCTGATCGCAACCGCATCGCGGTGGGCGGCCACTCCTATGGTGCCTTCATGACGGCCAATCTCCTGGCGCACACCCGACTGTTCAAGGCCGGCATCGCGCGTAGCGGTGCTTACAATCGTACGTTGACCCCGTTCGGCTTCCAGGCGGAAGAGCGCAATTACTGGCAGGCCAAGGACGTCTACATGACGATGTCGCCCTTCAACTACGCCGGTGACATCAAGGACGCCCTCCTGATGATTCATGGCGAGCAGGACAACAACTCCGGCACGTTCCCGATCCAGAGCGAGCGCCTGTATGCGGCCATCAAGGGCCTCGGCGGTACAGCTCGCCTGGTGATGCTGCCCAACGAGGCACACGCTTATCGTGCACGCGAATCGATCATGCAGATGCTGGCCGAGTCCAATGCGTGGCTGGAGAAGTACGTGAAGAACGCGCCGGCGGCGCCGAAGGCGCCGGCCGCGACGAAGTAAGCGTCACGGCGGTGATCCGGAAAAAGGGGCGCCTGTCGGGGCCCCTTTTTTTTGCGCTCGCGCACGCCGTTCCAGGTCTTTTCGTTTCGCCTGAAACTAATCATCCTGGCGTTGCCGCAATGCACAAAATCAACGCCCATTGGGTTAGTCTGGCCGTCCAGACATCCAAAACCACGTGGCATTGATGAACCAGCAGCGCAGTCCTGAGTTCTTCCCGCACGACGCTCCTCTCCGCGAAGATGTCCGCCGCCTGGGCACCCTGGTCGGCACCATGCTGGCCGAACAGGTCGCTCCCGCGTTCCTCGATGAAGTCGAGACCATCCGCACCGCCGCCATTGCGCGACGCCATGAAGGTGCGCCGCTGGAACAGCTCGCCACGCTACTGACAGGTTTGAAAACCGCGGAAGCCGAATCACTCGCTCGTGCCTTCGCTACGTATTTCCAGGCGGTCAATATCGCCGAGCGTGTGCATCGCATCCGCCGCCGTCGTGACTACCAGCGCCTGGGCGATGCCCCGCAACCGGAGTCCTTGCTCGATGTCCTCCAGCAGTTGAAGGAGCAGGGCGTGGGCGCGGGCGAGCTGGTCGAGTGGCTCGATCGCCTGCATGTCGAGCCGGTGTTCACCGCGCACCCCACCGAAGCCATGCGCCGTTCGCTGCTGGAGAAAGAGCAGGCCATCGTGCGCGCGCTGATCGACAACTTCGATCCCACGCGCACGCCGCAGGAAAAGAAGGAAGACGACGATCGCATCTTCATGGCGCTGTCGTCGGGCTGGCAGACGGCCGAGGCCTCGCCCGTTCGTCCCAGTGTCCAGGACGAGCATCACCACGTCGGATTCTACCTCGCCAATCCGATCTATCGCATCGTGCCGGCGCTCTACGAATCGCTGACGGAGGCGCTGCAGGAAGTGTATGGCGTCGCCGTGGCACTGCCGCGCCTGCTCAGCTTCGCCACCTGGGTGGGCGGCGACATGGACGGCAATCCGAACGTGGGTGCGGACACCATTGCCCAGAGCCTCGCGACACAGCGTGCGCACGTGCTCGAGCACTACAAGGCTGACATCGCCGGTCTGGCGCGACTGCTCAGTCAGACGGAGAGCCGCGTCGATGTCGATCCGCGACTGGATGCCCGACTCGCCGATTACCGGCGACGTTTTCCCCAGGCCGCTGCACATATCCGCCCGCGCCACGCGGACATGCTGTATCGCGGCTTCCTCACCGTGGTCGAGGCGCGGCTCGATGCCACGCTGGAAGACGACCATCCGGAAGGCTACGCCTCGTTCCGCGAACTGCTGGACGATCTGACCCTGATCCAGGACAGCCTGATCGAACATCGCGGCCTGCATGCAGGCGCCTACGCGGTGCAACGCATGATCACCCGCGTGCGGACGTTCGGGTTTCACCTGGCGCGACTGGATGTGCGTCAGGACTCGCGCGTACACGACGATGCGCTGGCGGCCTTGCTGGGGGATGAGGAATGGGCCGGCCGCGATGTCGAGCATCGCACCCGGACACTGCAACCTTTCGCCGGTGGCAGGACAGCGCTCAAGGGCAGCGACGACGCCAATGCGCAGTCGCTCAAGGGTGTGTTCGAAACACTGCATCGGTCACGTCGCATTTACGGTCGCGAGGCCATCGGCCTTTACATCATCAGCATGGCGCGCACGGCGGCCGACGTGCTGGCGGTGCTGGCGCTCGCACGCTACGGCGGACTGGTGTCCGACGAACACGTGCCGCTGGATATCGCGCCGCTGTTCGAAACGGTGGACGATCTCACCAACGCTCCCGCCACGCTGCGCGCCTTGTTCGCCGATCCGGTGTACCGCGAACACTTGTCCTCGCGCGGCGGTCGCCAGTGGGTGATGCTGGGTTACTCGGACAGTGGCAAGGACGGCGGCACGCTTGCGTCGCGCTGGGGGTTGCAGCGGGCGCAGGTCGAACTGCTGGATGTCGCGAAGGAACACGATGTCCGGCTGTCGTTTTTCCACGGTCGTGGCGGATCGGCCAGTCGCGGTGGTGCGCGTATCGCCCCGGCACTGATGTCGTCGCCGCGCGGTTCGGTGGCCGGTGTGTTGCGTATCACCGAGCAGGGTGAAGTCATCCATCGCAAGTACGGCATCCGCGCGCTGGCCTTGCGCAACCTGGAGCAGACCGTTGGCGCGGTGTTGCGCGCCAGCCTGCGTCCGCGCGACGTCGAGGCGCGCGAGGAAGTGTGGCGCGAGCAGATGTCGGCGCTGGCATCGAGCAGCCGCAAGACCTACCGAGAACTGATCGATCGCGACGGCTTCATCGACTATTTTCGCAGCGCCACGCCGATCGACGTGATCGAGCGGATGAGCCTGGGTTCGCGTCCGTCGCGCCGTCGCAGCATGCGAGGCGTGCAGGATCTGCGCGCGATTCCGTGGGTATTCGCGTGGACACAGTGCCGCTCCATCATCACCGGCTGGTACGGGCTCGGCTCCGCACTGGAAGAGGGTGCGAAGCAATATGGCGACGAGGCCCTGATCGAAATGGCCCGCGACTGGCCCTTCTTCATCAACATGCTCGACGACGTGGAGATGGTGCTGGCGAAGAGCGACCTGGGCATCGCCGAGGCGTTCTCACGACTTGCCGGTGAGCGGCACGACGCGTTCTTTGGCCTCATTAAAGACGAATTCGAGCGCACGACGCATTGGCTCCTGCGTCTGAAAGGCAGCACGGAGCTGCTGGAGCAGTCGCCCCGGCTGGCGGTCTCGATTCGCCTGCGCAACCCCTACGTGGACCCCATGAGCCTGCTGCAGGTCGACCTTCTCAAACGCTGGCGAGACGCCGGTAGCGAAGAAGATGACCTGCTGCGCGCCCTGGTGGCTTGCGTCAATGGCGTCTCGCAGGGTTTGCAGAACACCGGCTGATCCTAAGCGGTTTCTGTGTTGCGCAAGAACTTGCGAAGCCGCTAGGCTGGAGACTTTCCCCGGCCTCCCGACCTCGCATGTCCACTCCCCAGAACGCCCCCAAGCGCCTGAGTCCCTTGGCGATCCTCATTTTCGGCTCGCGCTGGCTGCAGCTGCCGCTTTATCTCGGCCTGATCTTCGCCCAGTGCGTCTACGTGTTCCTGTTCGGC
It encodes:
- the ppc gene encoding phosphoenolpyruvate carboxylase yields the protein MNQQRSPEFFPHDAPLREDVRRLGTLVGTMLAEQVAPAFLDEVETIRTAAIARRHEGAPLEQLATLLTGLKTAEAESLARAFATYFQAVNIAERVHRIRRRRDYQRLGDAPQPESLLDVLQQLKEQGVGAGELVEWLDRLHVEPVFTAHPTEAMRRSLLEKEQAIVRALIDNFDPTRTPQEKKEDDDRIFMALSSGWQTAEASPVRPSVQDEHHHVGFYLANPIYRIVPALYESLTEALQEVYGVAVALPRLLSFATWVGGDMDGNPNVGADTIAQSLATQRAHVLEHYKADIAGLARLLSQTESRVDVDPRLDARLADYRRRFPQAAAHIRPRHADMLYRGFLTVVEARLDATLEDDHPEGYASFRELLDDLTLIQDSLIEHRGLHAGAYAVQRMITRVRTFGFHLARLDVRQDSRVHDDALAALLGDEEWAGRDVEHRTRTLQPFAGGRTALKGSDDANAQSLKGVFETLHRSRRIYGREAIGLYIISMARTAADVLAVLALARYGGLVSDEHVPLDIAPLFETVDDLTNAPATLRALFADPVYREHLSSRGGRQWVMLGYSDSGKDGGTLASRWGLQRAQVELLDVAKEHDVRLSFFHGRGGSASRGGARIAPALMSSPRGSVAGVLRITEQGEVIHRKYGIRALALRNLEQTVGAVLRASLRPRDVEAREEVWREQMSALASSSRKTYRELIDRDGFIDYFRSATPIDVIERMSLGSRPSRRRSMRGVQDLRAIPWVFAWTQCRSIITGWYGLGSALEEGAKQYGDEALIEMARDWPFFINMLDDVEMVLAKSDLGIAEAFSRLAGERHDAFFGLIKDEFERTTHWLLRLKGSTELLEQSPRLAVSIRLRNPYVDPMSLLQVDLLKRWRDAGSEEDDLLRALVACVNGVSQGLQNTG
- a CDS encoding S9 family peptidase; protein product: MDRPLRRLALAAFLLAALPLAHADKAVTPTAATATQGGYQLPPAPLQALVDAPRPPAVSLSPHRDLLALTQTPALPGIDLVAQPELKLAGVRINPRTYAQSRFSFGSDLWLLDIASGKDIRLTGLPQPLSIASSVWSPDQKYIAFNQVNAMAGTNELWIVDVAARSARRLTSQPLNTVSGRGYAWMPDSQQLLVQLRPQGQGDAPVGNGIPTGPNTQETKAGGGVKSIPTYQDLLHSEDDARVFAHYLTAQTALVDLQGKVTPVGEPTMTLAVRPSPDGQYLLRQRVERPFSYVVPVENFPRRIEVIDLAGKLVKEMAHQPLIEGLPTGNDAVRTGVRQIDWRADAPATLVWAEAQDGGDPAKAADIRDLVLMQSAPFSQQPTTLARLSSRYAGAYWGNGDVALIEEFWWKSRKIKEWRVAPDHPEQSAKLMHEGTSEDRYNDPGTPATRPDERGQSRLMFTADGTSIFRLGDGASPEGDRPFVDKVNLASGQATRLFRSEAPYYEEAQALLDTEGARLLTSRETPDEPTNFYVRTTAAKSAPVALTHFAHPTPQLRGVKKEQIRYKRKDGVELTATLYLPPNYNPKKDGPRPMLMWAYPAEFKSADSAGQVTGSPYRFNRISYWGAQAFLAMGYTVLDNFSVPIVGEGKKEPNDTYVPQLVASAEAAVDEVVRRGVADRNRIAVGGHSYGAFMTANLLAHTRLFKAGIARSGAYNRTLTPFGFQAEERNYWQAKDVYMTMSPFNYAGDIKDALLMIHGEQDNNSGTFPIQSERLYAAIKGLGGTARLVMLPNEAHAYRARESIMQMLAESNAWLEKYVKNAPAAPKAPAATK